GGATATTAAGCAATTTGGCTTTTATAATTTTTAGTAGTTCTAGGAGTGAATCGCCACAGAACTCAAGAGCCATGCCATCTGCATACATTAAAACCATTAAGTTGCACAATGTTCGTAGGATACAATTTAGGTTAAGTTAAAATAATAGTTGCCCTAAACCAAATCATTGAGGCACCAAAAATGTTACATTGTGATGAAAAAATTATAACTGTCGAGAAGTAATTTCTGTTTTCGAGATGAGAGGCACCTAGCAAATAACTAAGGGGGGATGCGGGGCTGAAATGTCAACTTTTGAAGCGACATGCCAATTTTACCAAAATTTGGCAGGATATTTTGTCTTCTTGTCAGTAGAATGCGCAGTAAATTTCGTTACCGTAGGACAAGTGTTAAAAactcggggtagcttgcactagtggcgcaaggctaaagacacagcggagctgatcggttcctagctggtcctggctatacgaagtgatgctaagttatacgaagtaatgccgagtgatgctaagttatacgaagtgtataagcatttcctcatggtccgtggcatcggggaacgcctcgcgaagcacttgcagtccgagcacacgaaGGGGAAGTGGAGCGAAAGCTGCGCACGGTGTACGGgcagcgcgcagcagacgacacgctgggatgacgtcacggcgcatgcgcagtagagcGCAgatggtgggagctcggccgagccgccgccagaggctcctgctgcagtcacggacactgagagcgttcggcgcgaacgcggggaaacggagaagcgcggatggcgtcgggagcacctctgcgcgttgcctcgttggtgctgctacaatttgtttctctctcgctctcattctctctttctctctcccgatcatagcgcgcgacgcgcgcactctctctcgctctcattttctctttcctgagcatagcgcgcgacgccctgcgaggtggttgctaggcaaagcagtggcaggcggcacacattacggccggcttaaacagctccgctgttaaaaatgttaTGCCTGTCTCATTCAGCAAATGAGTATTTTGCCTTAAGAGAACCATTCTCAAAATTTTAAAGATAGATAAAATTTTCCTGAATAATTATCTTCTGGACACCTTATGCTGCAGGATAGTGGAAGCCGCTTACGAGTTTATATTTTTTCTTTAGAAACTGCGTGACTTGAAAACTATGTGTTTTTGTTCTTACTGTGATCAAGAAATCTATACTTTTTTTCTTGATAAACGAAATTTAGAAATTAAAGACCTCCATAGTCTTGTTCCTCACAAAGTTTCAGCTTAGAGGCATCTTGCGAGCAGTTCTCATCATTGCAGTTTCGGAACGATAGTTTTCCTAAAAGTGCGAATGGGCCAATAAGTGCAAACTGAGAAAAATTGATTCAAAGATTTCAAAGCATACCATTTTACTCTCTGTGCAACGGCGCTCAATCGAATGCCACTGCTGCATAGGTCAGGCCCTCTCCTTCAATTCGATGCTGCTTTTTCGCGTCTCAAAGCTTTTTCACATCGAATATGTCGTGGCGGGCAGAGTCCACCACAGCGCCGACCACAATGAGCTAGCGGGAAAATCCGGAGCAATACGAAGGTGACGAGTGCTGACAATAATAAAAACAAGGCGGGGCACAAAAACCCCGTGGGCGGGATAAATGGAATATCATTAGCTGCATTTCTACCAATCGAAGCTACAGTTTCGGTTTCGCAGGACTCGCCGGAGCCGAAAGTGTGCCTTTctttcgtccccccccccccctcccgcatttttttttgcgcgcgtTTTTTTAATATTCAGAACAGGTGGTCTCTCATCACTAAAAGAGCGCAAAACATACTTTCTAACGAGTGAATCGACTCCGCGTTGGGCTCCTCTCCCAATCTACGGTCACATCTTGAGATCAGCGTCCGGAACGTATCAGCGAACGGCGCCCATCAGCGCATTGTCGGTCATGGGTTGTAAGCCCTTTCTTGCCACTATGTCACTATAGAAAAAATATGAATTTTACGTTTGGGTTTCATCTATCACCCTGTTTGACATCGCGAAATCAGTCTGCTTGCATAGACTATGCTCGTATAGTATGAGGGCATAAATACAAGAAGCCCGCCCGCACGCACACGGGCTTCTTGTATTTATTTCTTGCGTCTTACAATAAACTCTTAGTTAGGTCAGCGCTTGTACTGTCTGCTTTATCTCTGTGTCGCCGTCCTCTCGCGCGTGCTTTCATATTGAATTCATCTGGTCTTCAATTAATAAATATTTTTCCTCCATGTTAATGCTTCGTTGATATAATTTAACTTCTATAATAAACGTCAATTTTCGTAAGGTACGCAGACCATTAATCAAGCCTTTGCGCAGGCTTTTTGTTTGCGCCCTTAATGTCCCGAAATGATGAATAGCCTGTGACATAAGTTATGAACGCATGTCAGCTCATGCTGAAATACCGCAGTTGAAGCGAGTAAATCACGAGGAATCCTTTTCTAAAGCCAGCCAATTGCAGCAGCAAATGTGCGCACTATCTGGGACGGACAATTGAGTGACACGTGCACTTTTCCGATCGCAGGGGAGCCGCGTTACCCTCACCTGGCATCATACGTTCCCGTCCTGGTGCCCAAGCATTTGGTCCTGGCAGCCGGATCGCAGGAACTCTCTGAGGAGCGCTACACTCGTCGGCGAGTCACCCCCGAGCAAGAATCAACCGAGGTTCCTGACGGACCAGCGTCTTACGGGTCGGAACCGTACGGGTCCTCGAGGGAGTCGGCCGAAGAAGACCATGGAGTGCCTCGGGAGCGTCAGCTGCGTCTTGTCTACGCCCGTAGGCCTCGGAGACCAGCTCCTCCGCGCACGGCAGGAACTCTCTGGATTCCACGCGCCTCGAGAGGGATCGAGCCACCGCTGACCACCACGCACTGGCGCGGCATGGACCAACAGGAAGCCAGCAAGGACGCCTGGAAGCTGGGCAGCCACCACGGACCCGCCGGTGCAGCACGGATACGACGGCGCCGAGCCGCTACAAAAACACTGGCGCCGTCGAGCACGACAGCCGCGGCCACGGGCTTCATCCCCATTGCGGGCCcgttcggcggcggcggcgggcagGAGCTCGCTTACTCGGCCTTCTTAGACGGCGGCTCATCCACTCCTTTTCCAGCAGGCTTTTCGAGTTACGCCAGCCCGAGCCGGCAGCAGCACTCGAAGCAGGCCTACGGCGGCGGCTTCGACTACGGACGCTCGACCACGAGCGCATTCTCAGCCGGCTACGACTCTCTGGGTAGTGGCAACTTCCAGCTCATCCGCGGTGGAGTGTATGCCGATGACCAAGCCAGCTCGAGCCATGTACCATACTATGTGCAGGGACCCAGCAGTGGTTACCAGACCTATTCATACGACGAAGACACTGGTGGGCCCGTTCTGGGCTTCCAGGGCTTCGAACACTTCGGTAGCCCCCTCCACAACGCCCTCAGCAAGCACACTCACGTGGTGGGTGCCTCGACGGAGCACAGGACGCGCACATCAACGCCCAAACCGCCGCCCGTTGGCGAAGACCAATTGCGGGCCACGGAATAGGTCAGACCATCAGTGGTAGTTCTGTGGACAGAGTCATGTGATCACGGCGCTGCAGACCACTTCTTTAGAGGTGCTCAATCACTGGTGTGTGCGGAAACTTAAGTCCATTCGAGAGGTCCTCTCCACCAAACCAAATTTAAGATCATTCATTTGGGGGCTTCAAACATGTGTGGTCGTAAGTCTGGTTCTAGCTTGTAGCAGGAAGAGATGTGCCCAGTGCAGCGCGTCTTCGAGGTCTAGGCAAGCGTGTCAGCCTTTTCCCGAGACCAAGACAGGCAAGTGGCTGAAGCTTATTATGTTTCATCCGTTTCGAGGCCAGGTGCAGGTCTTCGCAGCACTCAAAGAAGCCAGCCAAATTAGATTTGTTGCCTGTGCCTCTTCTTTCAAGTGGAGCCTAAAGACGCGGCTCTATGGAACTCTGCTACGTGACAATACACGGCTGTGCTAAAGACGATGACGTTCGGTGGCTGCGCGGCAGACGCTGATTGTTCTTTCGTTGTGTCATAACACATTTTGTACAGTTTACTAAAGAAACAGCTGGAACTATACAAACCTTGTATCGTGAATATATATAGGACACTACAATGTGAAATGCAATCGAAAGAAGGCAACAGAATAACATTGAGTGGCAATTTCATGAAGGCTCGATGATTCCGCTGAAACTACTTTTATGAAACACAGACATTGTAATGCCTAAATTTTTGTCATCAATGTACAGCTCACACATTCACAATAGATCTCTGGTGTTTTGTACCGTGTTTTCTTTACGTTGGGCACAGAATCGCGCAAAATTACGGCTTTTACGCGGTAGTCAGTATACAATTAACACTATTGTCAACTTAGTTCAGTGTCGTTTTCTTTTCAATAAAGTATTGGTGTTCATTTGCTGTCTTGATTTTTAGCAAGTGCTTTGTAGCCACTGGCAATAACTCTGCAATCTTAAGCTTCGCAATACATTATGCAAAAATGAGATATCTGCTGTGCAGCATGAGTTGTTAGTTCTTAACGGAGCACAATGTTCATGTCGTGTATGCACGGTCTTTATGAAAGTCAGGTCATCTTGCATATCATCGTAAACCTGATACGAGCGCAACACCGTTGTCTTTTTTTTGCAAAGCTTACACGCACATCCATAGCGCGAGCGTGCTAGTTTTTGTTTCGCATGTGGTGACATCCATTACATACGACATGTTTTATTGTCGGCACTCTTCAATTCAAGCTTTCAGCCTTTAGCTTTATTTTAATTCTAAACATTCTTTGGCTCATCCCAGACACTTTGCGGTTCGTATAGTTCCTGCCTCGCCTCGTTTCGGGCCTCTTTATTACAGAAGAAATTGAATGGGCCGATAATGAGACCGAGCCTCTGTCTACCAGCAAAGCGGCCCGATGTTCTGAACATTCAACTACACTCGCACGCATTCTTCTTCCTTGCCAAAGCCGGGACACTGGCggacagctttctgtggcaatgaatgAAAAgccatacccgccgtggttgcttagtggctgtggtgttgggctgctaagcacgaggtcgctggatggaatcccggccacggcggctgtatttcgatggggacgaaatgcgaaaacacccgtgtacttagatttaggcgcacgttaaagaaccccaggtggtccaaattattccggagtccttcactacggtgtgcctcataatcagatcgtggttttggcacgtaaaacaataTAAGTTAAACCGGAAAGGTACGGAGGCAAAGCGTGTGCAAGTATGCGCGCTCCTGAAAAAAGTCCTACATTCGCGTTAGTTTGGCTGGAGAAGAGGAAACACGAACACCTTATGCATAGTAGGAAAATAAAGTAAACCACTGAATGGGAAATTTGACTttattttttctgcctttttcttCCCCGTTCGCGTAAATGCGAagccgtcgcacgtggaagcatacagggtgtcccagctcaTGCATCGCGTTTTTAAAGAAGACAGCCATTATACGCGAAGATAACCAATGAAGTGCATATTGTTCACAGTCGAGTAGAGCAGCCGCCATTAATGTTCTGTTAACGCTGTTCAATTTAGTAATTAATTGTAATTAGATACCATTTTTATTACTGCTCAGAATGGCATGCTGTCAATGAAGAATTTGTAGAAAACTGAAAGAAACCTAAAACTAGTATGTTCTCAGCCAGGTAATTTTCGTCCCGTTTATTTTTTCCGGCTGATAAAGAAAGCTCGCGAAAACTGAAAATTATCACACGACTAATCGTCCGCCTGCATCAAAAAGCAGCGCCCTGACGTGGGATCGTGTCCCACCTGCGGCTAGCTgttttttcatcaactttcatttccacttatttatcatttctttaattaaattaagaactgcagataatttcCGCTATGCGGTCATTGCTGTCATTGTTAGTTGGCTTCTTTTGATATGaggaataatatatatatatatatatatatatatatatatatatatatatatatatagtgaacgagaagaaaggagaccgaggggcccgattttagtACTCATATCaaaagaagccaacagacaaacaatgacaccaagggcaGCACATGGtctcccaactatcatgcaccaagatttaaaaatatgcaaatgcaacgtagctggccGGACAGGTccaaggtaatgttgtgtgccgtcgcttggagatactcagattattttttttttgcattcctcctaattacataattacttttattaattaatcaacttctcaaatgttataattacatgaaaggtgtcaataagaaaattgtagagcaacatgaaaaactcccgatacagatttctgttcctcaatacgtgctacataaaagtgtttttcgaagcgtgaaagaagcccgcgaatatacacgcaaaattgccgcacgactggccgctctaGGCACTTTGCGTTCTAACTTCATCGATATAACTATTGATAAAGTTGGAATGGCCTTACAAGAAATGTCCCGGGGAAAAGCgacaggagaagatggaataacagtcgatttaatcaaagatggaggagatctTATGTTTGAAACGCTTGcgggccctttatacgcaatgcctcacgacttgaaCTGTACCAAGGGACTGGAAGAATGccgacattatactaatccataagaaaggagacgttaaagaattgaataattataggccTGTTAGCTTGCTTGTAGTGTATAATAGATTCAAGATAATTTtctatagaatcagggcaacacttcactttaATCAACCAAgaggacaggctggcttcaggaagggatgttctacaatggatcacatccgtgtcatcaataaggtaattgAAAAAACTGTGGAGTTCAATCAACGTCtctttatggctttcatagattatgaaaagctatttgattcagtagagatacgagccGTCGtggaggcattgcgcaatcaaggagtagaggGGGCATCCgggaatatcttgggaaatatctacaaagacttCACGGCTAccatggttctccacaagaaaagtagaaaatataccttccaagaaaggggtcaggcaaggagacacaatttcaaCAATTTCcccactgcatgcttggaagaagtgCTCTAGCTATtcgattgggaaggcttaggagtgaggatcaatgtgAGGATCATTGATGAGATGAATATCTCAGTAAcattcggttttcagatgacattgtcctgttcagcaatactggaaatgaattgcaacaaatgattgaggaccttaaccgagaaagttcaAGAATGGTGTTGAAgatttgaagattaatatgcagaagacaataacctggcaaggaaacaagaactcgtgatcgccaggcagcctctagagtctgtacaggagtacgtctatctaggtcaattactcacaggggaccctgatcatgagaaagaaattcacagaagaatgaCAATGGGTCGGAGCGCATAGGGCAGGCGTTACCAAATCATGACCAacgggagcttaccgctgtcaatgaaaagtgtacaatcactgcattctaccggtgctaacatatggggcagaatcttggaggttaacaaagaagctcgagaacaagttaaggaccgcacaaagagcgatggaacgaaaaatcctaggactaacgttaagagacaggaagagagcagtgtggatcagagaacaaacggggatagccgatattatagttgacattaagcggaagaaatggagctgggcaggccatgtaatgcgtaggatggataaccggtggaccattagggttacagaatggataccaagagaacggaagcgcagtcgtggactgcagagagagagagagagagagagaagaaactttTATTCAATCTTAAAAATTGATTATTCTCATGGGGGAGCCCTAGTCGAGAGCCCCACTGGCCTTAGTCGCCCGTCCAACCTGGTCGATCAGCAATTGCTGGTCGGCCAAGTAAGAGCTGGACAGTCGCGCCTCCCAGTGCTCTAACGTGGGTTGTGCTGCCAAATCCGTGTCCTTCAGGTGTGGGGGCTGTTTTGAGCAGCCCCAGGTAATGTGAAAAAGTGTAGGACTTCCTCCGCACCAGGCGCAGGAGCCTCGATAGCACGTCGGGAATATGGCGTGTAATCTTTTTAAGTGGGGATAAACACCTGTTTGAATTTTTCTTCAATTGATGGCCTCCTATCCTGTCAGATGCTTATGGGGAGGGGTGTATACTTTTCGGGTGAAACGCTGATCGCAAGGGACTTGCtcggactgcagaaaactaggtgggatgatgaaattgggaaatttgcagacgcaagttggagtcagctagcgcaagaaagagGAAATTGGAGATCTCTGGAAGAGGCCTTcttccagcagtggacataaaaatatgatgatgatgatgatgatgatgatgatgatgatgatgatgatatattgtcacgttgtagtgatggtGAACAACCACGGTGAAACAACCTAAGTCACGAAACTAAATGTTTGTTAGGcaacctgtgcccagcaaaacaagtaacactcagctCAATGATAGCGGGGCGCCAGCTCATCGaacgtcgaaaatctgatctgccaGTCAAGAGCGTCGGCTCTTATAAATGACTTGTCGAAGGTTCAAGCATAATAGCTGGtgccgcgtgtcttccagaaagtgctacacaattcgtcccgcgcatacaatctgattacaccaGGTTCAGTGACAACAAACAACGGAAAGAACCAGCGATAGCATCCCAGAAACTAAACTTGAGTGACAAAGTGTATGTGAGCATACAGGCATTAGCCAGGACCTTTAGCAACGTTTattgagaaacaaaaaaaaaatgtttatcaAACAAAAGATTAAacctagggttttacgtgcctcaaccacgatctaattatacGGCATGCCGTAAGTGGAGGCatcggattaattttcaccaccaggggCTCTTTAAGGTGCAATTCATTCTAAGTAAATGGGCGTTTCCGTGCATTTAGTTCCTATTGAATGTGGGTGCCGTGGATGTTGCGGTAATCCCTTCACAAATTAGCGGCGTATTTCAGAGCGCTGTTTAATGGACCGTTTTGTCCGCTTTTTATGTGTTATTAGGCGCAGTTTACATAATTGTGATGTCGTTTTAAATTGCTCCGTCGCTGAGTGTAAGCCTGATGCTTTCCAATTTCAAATCCTTTCCTTTTTTATGAGATTGGTGGCGTAAATTGAAAATGTACGTGGTTCCCGCAGTTACtagattttacattttatttcaaatgcaacaaacgcaagcagttccgaaaaaaaaaaacaatttgtgcATTCCATATATCTATATATGGAAGTTCCCGAGCTAACGTAGCAAGCGTTGTCTATTTCAGAACTAGCGCGGCGCGCGGCGGAGCGCCGTTTCCTTTCATGGAGGGAGGAAGAGATAAGAATTTCCTGCTTTCCCCCTTGCAAGAGAACACAGATTGTGACCTCATCAGCGACTACTTGTTATGCTGTCGTACGTATCTATtaaattctgttttttttttttttttttattctgaggcatgccgtggtgggggactccggattaagtttcaCCACCTGGGATTCTGTAAAGAACTCGCAATGCACGGTTAACAGGGgttcttgcatttcgcacccatcgaaatgaggcTGTGTAGGCCagtcctggagatagtgcaacaCAGCACCTCAGAGGGCgagctgtcacgaggaaagaTGACGATGAAGTGACACGGGGTGGCGGGCGCACGCGCAGagcgtttcaaagagctggctggctttgaAACGAGTGAATTGTATGCGTATGATCGTGGCCGGATGATGCAGCTCACAGAACATCAATGTAACAAGCATGAAACTATTGAGCACATATAGATTGCCATGACACCGTGTTCTTGTGGGACGTTGTCAAACGAACTCTGGAAAAAGAACTGACGATAAGTCatttcggtattcgtttcttgccatgcgcagacgccgggggagtgccggctgacatgataatggTTTTGTGTATGAGCAGcgtgtggaaaacgcgcatgaTTATTAGGAACACCCGCGTAAATGCAAGGTCTGCGAGGCAACAACTAATTGAGTCTTACCACTGGGTGGACAGCTGGGCTATAGTTTCGGTATCTGGAAAATAGCGTCGCTATGTTTCTTGTGGCCAACGGACAATTGAATACATTTTGGATATTTGGCTTTATATTCGAATCCTACGAATAATTAAGGTAATATCGCGGAATTAggtgttgaaaaaaaatgtgtttccTCGTACTTTCTTTCTGGCGTAATTTATTGTATTTCGCCGCTTCATttgttgcgccaacgggcggcgctgTTGCGAATCGTTTCGGCTGCCGTTTGTTCATATGCTCCTGGCAATCTCTGTACACGTGCGCGCCTTTGCCGTCTACTGTGCGATGCAAGATTTTGCTTCTGTATCGGCCAGTGTTTCCGCAAAGTAAGGAAAACATAAGAAGGGCCACAAGGCGTTCTGCACAGCTCTATGTTGGGCCAACACGGACAGCGACAGCAGCGACACTTTTTCCTGCTTCCAAAAatatgaaaggtaagcacgctttttatgcagttgttACGTAGCGAACAGCCGCTGACGTTATCGAAACAGACGATATAGACGAAAGGAAGGGTCTTCCGTGCGCGGTACATTTGTCTATGGTGTGTGAAGATGCATTGACTGAGCTACCTATATCGACAGCAGCTCCCCAGTCTTGTGAGTGCTAACCCACTGACGGAAATTGCGCTTCGCTATacctcggcgactgctgttcgcttttatTGAGGAataaaaactgataatttatctttacTGAAGATGCCTGAATGCTTGCTGCACCGACGATGTGCAGCAAGCGAGGATGCTTGCTGCGCCGACGGCACTGTGCTTGCCTTTTCTTGGTTATGCATTAGAAGCCGCCTATAGGCCCCgttcagtgaacagagggcgctacaacagaatacggcaaaacgccgtgcagcgccaatggtggtaggaatgtgaaacactgagccgGCCGCTCCGACCTCCGCGGCAGCTACTGAACGTGTTCCAAcacgcgcgtgacgttcaaaatatcGCGtatgttgttttgcggctttaagccgataagctgtattgaaaattactttc
The DNA window shown above is from Dermacentor silvarum isolate Dsil-2018 chromosome 1, BIME_Dsil_1.4, whole genome shotgun sequence and carries:
- the LOC119455838 gene encoding uncharacterized protein LOC119455838, producing the protein MRRSQFAALLGVLAAVAAAAHGEPRYPHLASYVPVLVPKHLVLAAGSQELSEERYTRRRVTPEQESTEVPDGPASYGSEPYGSSRESAEEDHGVPRERQLRLVYARRPRRPAPPRTAGTLWIPRASRGIEPPLTTTHWRGMDQQEASKDAWKLGSHHGPAGAARIRRRRAATKTLAPSSTTAAATGFIPIAGPFGGGGGQELAYSAFLDGGSSTPFPAGFSSYASPSRQQHSKQAYGGGFDYGRSTTSAFSAGYDSLGSGNFQLIRGGVYADDQASSSHVPYYVQGPSSGYQTYSYDEDTGGPVLGFQGFEHFGSPLHNALSKHTHVVGASTEHRTRTSTPKPPPVGEDQLRATE